The Armatimonadota bacterium genome contains a region encoding:
- the murA gene encoding UDP-N-acetylglucosamine 1-carboxyvinyltransferase, which yields MDVLKITGGTPLVGEIEIKGSKNAALAILSAVILAKGETILQNVPRVSDIDIKLRLLGRFGVKYHWNDKNLHIDATNLQDVEPEEDLVRPIRTSFYVLGSLIARMGRARLPKPGGCKIGARPVDFHLKGLALMNVTIDESSGRYLAETPKLVGAEIYLDFPSAGATQHLMATACLAQGLTVIHNAAIEPEVIALAGFLKRMGAKIEGDGTSTITVNGVDELFGCTYRVPEDRIQAATYLMAGVITGGDVQVTGIVPEQQTALVNKLREANADVFEGNDWIRARVEGPLTAIRVKTMPYPGFPTDIQQPMAAVLALAHGSSVIEETIYESRFGHVTELNRMGAKMRIEGRSTIIDGVAKLEGAVVEASDLRAGAALVLAGLAAEGDTIIKNIHYIDRGYEELEHNLRQLGGTIERVPFDDGVSAPTEAV from the coding sequence ATGGACGTTTTGAAGATCACAGGAGGAACTCCTCTCGTTGGGGAGATCGAGATAAAAGGAAGCAAGAACGCAGCGCTCGCGATTCTGTCTGCGGTGATCTTAGCTAAGGGAGAGACGATTCTCCAGAATGTCCCTCGCGTCAGCGACATCGATATCAAGCTCCGGCTTCTAGGTCGATTTGGCGTCAAATATCACTGGAACGACAAGAATCTCCACATCGACGCCACAAACCTCCAGGACGTCGAGCCTGAAGAAGATCTTGTCCGTCCAATTCGAACCTCGTTTTATGTTCTAGGTTCTCTGATCGCCCGAATGGGACGCGCTCGGTTGCCCAAACCGGGTGGATGCAAGATCGGAGCACGGCCTGTGGATTTCCACCTGAAGGGCCTCGCTCTGATGAACGTGACCATCGATGAATCGAGTGGACGATATCTGGCCGAGACTCCGAAACTGGTCGGCGCGGAAATCTATCTTGACTTCCCTAGCGCCGGTGCGACCCAACACCTGATGGCGACGGCTTGCCTTGCTCAGGGGCTCACCGTAATTCACAACGCGGCGATCGAACCTGAAGTGATCGCTCTGGCGGGCTTTCTCAAGAGAATGGGCGCCAAGATCGAAGGTGATGGAACCTCGACAATCACGGTGAACGGAGTCGATGAGCTTTTTGGCTGCACGTACCGCGTTCCCGAAGACCGAATTCAAGCCGCGACCTACTTGATGGCTGGCGTGATCACCGGCGGCGATGTCCAAGTTACCGGGATTGTTCCTGAGCAACAAACCGCACTTGTCAACAAGCTTCGTGAAGCCAATGCAGATGTGTTCGAAGGCAATGATTGGATTCGAGCCCGCGTTGAGGGTCCACTCACCGCGATTCGAGTCAAGACGATGCCTTATCCGGGATTCCCTACGGACATTCAGCAGCCGATGGCTGCCGTGTTGGCCCTGGCGCACGGATCCAGTGTTATCGAAGAAACCATCTATGAATCGCGATTTGGGCACGTTACTGAGCTGAATCGGATGGGGGCAAAGATGCGCATCGAGGGCCGCTCGACCATCATCGACGGTGTCGCGAAACTAGAGGGCGCGGTCGTCGAGGCATCTGATCTTCGGGCTGGTGCGGCTCTCGTCCTAGCAGGATTGGCCGCCGAAGGCGACACGATCATCAAGAATATCCACTATATTGATCGTGGATACGAAGAATTAGAGCACAACCTGCGGCAATTAGGCGGTACCATCGAACGCGTCCCTTTTGACGATGGAGTGTCGGCTCCTACCGAAGCCGTTTAA
- a CDS encoding HNH endonuclease, which produces MPEVLLLNSDFEPLNVCHIRRAMSLIMLGKAEILEHGEEEIMTTHGGLVAPSVVRMRYHVRRPLPQLRLSRHSIMARDHYTCQYCGVKGKDLTLDHVVPRWMGGPHTWDNLVACCRKCNLKKADKTPNQAKMKLKTTPRRPHFIPYISLPAYLKAKDQDRWEFYLPVFDHFAKVAN; this is translated from the coding sequence ATGCCTGAAGTACTGTTGCTGAACTCGGATTTTGAGCCATTAAACGTGTGCCACATTCGTCGCGCCATGTCGCTGATCATGCTTGGAAAAGCGGAGATTCTTGAACATGGTGAAGAGGAGATCATGACCACTCACGGCGGCCTCGTCGCGCCGTCGGTTGTCCGAATGCGCTATCACGTGCGAAGGCCATTGCCGCAATTGCGACTTTCGCGGCATAGCATCATGGCCAGAGACCATTACACCTGCCAATACTGCGGTGTGAAAGGCAAAGACCTGACGCTCGATCATGTGGTGCCGCGGTGGATGGGTGGTCCGCACACTTGGGACAATTTGGTGGCATGCTGCCGAAAATGCAACCTGAAAAAGGCCGATAAGACCCCGAATCAGGCAAAGATGAAGTTGAAGACCACTCCTAGGCGCCCGCACTTCATCCCATATATTTCGTTGCCGGCTTACCTGAAAGCAAAGGATCAGGATCGATGGGAGTTCTACCTCCCCGTGTTCGATCACTTCGCCAAGGTCGCCAACTAG